The proteins below are encoded in one region of Rhododendron vialii isolate Sample 1 chromosome 7a, ASM3025357v1:
- the LOC131333633 gene encoding putative RING-H2 finger protein ATL21A, producing the protein METTVLPSFLSISISISFLFFTYTASSVIICPSYSCDETGPVIQFPFRIKGFLPDRCGYPGYDLTCNNINQTILTLPYSGDLVVKEIDYDNQWIYINDPDSCLPRRILLDFNLTGSIFRPNYSENYTFFNCSASKWPDYIITGSGPVLCLGSANFTVIALDAGDMENASSSVPPFCRELSTVASPVQLTPVNPIPDATLRWKMPNCLGCEAAGGTCGYVGETGSEIGCFFFDTGSTGDSNRGLPRSAKYGIIIGVGIPGLVCLIALVCYCCGKVRTYGQRRRLDAQLSNLTSNPQPMVIITGLDGPTIESYPKTVIGESRRLPRPNDGTCPICLAEYQPKETLRTIPECNHYFHAKCVDEWLRMNATCPLCRNTPSESSVMTPSSSVSSSSSLSTSS; encoded by the exons ATGGAGACCACAGTACTCCCCTCCTTcctctccatctccatctccatctccttcctcttcttcacCTACACAGCTTCGTCCGTAATCATCTGCCCTTCTTACTCCTGCGACGAGACCGGACCCGTGATCCAATTCCCCTTCCGGATCAAAGGCTTCCTGCCCGACCGCTGCGGCTACCCGGGCTACGACCTCACCTGCAACAACATCAACCAGACGATCCTCACCCTCCCCTACTCCGGCGACCTCGTCGTCAAGGAGATAGACTACGACAACCAGTGGATTTACATCAACGACCCGGACTCGTGCCTCCCCAGACGGATCCTCCTCGACTTCAACCTCACGGGATCCATTTTCAGACCGAACTACTCCGAAAACTACACTTTCTTCAACTGCTCGGCGTCCAAGTGGCCCGACTACATCATAACCGGATCCGGGCCCGTGTTATGCCTGGGGAGTGCTAACTTTACGGTTATAGCGTTGGACGCCGGGGATATGGAGAACGCGAGCAGCAGTGTGCCTCCGTTTTGTAGGGAGCTTTCGACGGTCGCGTCTCCGGTTCAGCTGACTCCGGTGAATCCGATCCCCGATGCGACGCTGAGGTGGAAGATGCCGAATTGTTTGGGTTGTGAAGCCGCGGGTGGGACCTGCGGGTATGTGGGGGAAACGGGGAGTGAAATTGGATGCTTCTTTTTTGATACCGGCAGTACTGGTGATAGCAACCGTG GCCTACCAAGGAGTGCAAAGTACGGGATCATCATAGGAGTTGGAATACCTGGGCTTGTTTGCCTTATTGCGCTTGTATGTTACTGTTGTGGCAAGGTCAGGACGTACGGTCAGCGTCGCCGACTTGATGCTCAACTCTCTAATTTGACAAGCAATCCGCAGCCCATGGTCATCATAACGGGCCTTGATGGGCCCACAATAGAGTCATACCCAAAGACGGTGATTGGAGAAAGCCGGAGATTGCCCAGGCCCAATGATGGCACTTGCCCAATTTGCCTGGCAGAGTACCAGCCCAAAGAGACCTTAAGAACCATACCGGAATGCAACCACTATTTTCATGCTAAATGCGTTGACGAATGGCTCCGGATGAATGCCACGTGTCCCTTGTGTCGGAACACACCATCGGAATCATCCGTCATGACACCCTCCTCATCAGTGTCATCATCGTCGTCGTTGTCAACATCATCCTAG
- the LOC131333632 gene encoding mitochondrial inner membrane protein OXA1-like → MAYRRTLSTARATLLPRQRLAPSFSHVPHDDDQKRPEDPNPNPTYHHHRHFGSGGGANSLLGFGNSVQNRRCSQFYLPPAAGAFFGRNMSTAVDGGADKIEYMSDVAEVLADKTVEAVAAAAPAVSEVAVAAADSAFPVAALQYFIDNVHSFTGFNWWASIAVATLLIRGATVPLLINQLKATTKLSLLRPHLEEIKQEMQDKGMDPKAVAEGQQRMQALFREYGVSPFTPLKGLLFQGPVFVSFFLAISNMVEKVPSFKYGGAYWFTDLTTPDSLYICPALAALSFWITVECNMQEGLEGNPAAKTMKTVSRVFAALTVPLTMTFPKAIFCYWVTSNLFSLTYGLVLKAPGVKKFLGVPEIPIAPSSATSADKPALSFFESLKKVAAAQKYFAEQQVAPQSHIEASTPAADQKSSSSSLINHRLKSLEKQVKGRKKNKKR, encoded by the exons ATGGCGTACAGGCGCACCCTCTCCACCGCCAGAGCAACTCTCCTCCCCCGCCAACGACTAGCCCCATCCTTCTCCCACGTCCCCCACGACGACGATCAAAAACGCCCCGAAGATCCGAACCCTAACCCCACCTACCATCACCACCGCCACTTCGGCAGCGGCGGCGGCGCTAACTCGTTACTGGGGTTTGGCAACTCGGTTCAGAACCGGAGGTGTTCTCAGTTCTATCTTCCTCCGGCGGCGGGAGCGTTTTTCGGGAGAAACATGTCCACGGCAGTGGACGGAGGGGCGGATAAGATCGAGTACATGAGCGACGTGGCTGAAGTGCTTGCTGACAAGACGGTTGAGGCCGTGGCGGCGGCAGCCCCAGCGGTTAGCGAGGTGGCGGTGGCCGCAGCGGATTCGGCTTTCCCCGTGGCGGCGTTGCAGTACTTCATCGATAATGTTCATTCTTTCACTGGATTCAATTG GTGGGCATCAATAGCCGTGGCAACTCTTCTGATTCGAGGAGCAACGGTTCCACTTTTGATAAACCAGCTTAAGGCCACTACAAAATTGAGT cTTTTGAGGCCACACTTGGAAGAGATTAAGCAAGAGATGCAAGACAAG GGCATGGATCCTAAAGCAGTGGCTGAAGGTCAGCAACGAATGCAAGCCCTATTTCGGGA ATATGGCGTTTCTCCTTTTACTCCATTGAAGGGTCTCCTTTTCCAAGGTCCTGTCTTTGTCAGTTTCTTCCTTGCT ATTTCAAACATGGTAGAAAAAGTACCTTCTTTTAAATATGGTGGAGCGTACTGGTTTACTGATTTGACCACTCCAGATAGTTTGTATATCTGTCCAGCATTGGCGGCACTGTCATTTTGGATAACAGTGGAG TGCAACATGCAAGAAGGCTTGGAGGGTAATCCTGCTGCTAAAACAATGAAAACTGTTTCAAGGGTCTTTGCTGCTCTTACTGTTCCACTTACAATGACTTTCCCGAAG GCTATATTTTGTTATTGGGTGACCTCCAACCTCTTCTCGCTTACATACGGATTAG TGCTTAAAGCTCCTGGGGtgaagaagtttttgggtgttcCTGAAATACCTATAGCACCGTCGTCTGCTACTTCTGCGGACAAACctgccctctctttttttgaatcGCTCAAAAAAGTTGCAGCAGCACAAAAATATTTTGCAGAACAGCAGGTGGCTCCACAATCACACATTGAAGCATCAACACCTGCAGCAGATCAAAAATCGTCTTCCTCCTCACTAATTAATCATAGGCTGAAAAGCTTGGAAAAGCAAgtgaaaggaagaaagaagaacaagaagaggtGA
- the LOC131333634 gene encoding protein TRIGALACTOSYLDIACYLGLYCEROL 2, chloroplastic: MVGNSLVQVSTCPTLVSSSLITSTRNSTNFLPHLPPKSQKKLSTIRAASSAETGQSKPPLSEADKKKNPFAIILDVPRTIWRQTFRPLSDFGFGKRSIWEGGVGLFLVSGTVLLALSLAWLRGFQVRSKFRKYLAVFEFAQACGISTGTPVRIRGVTVGNVIRVNPSLKNIEAVVEVEDDKIIIPRNSLVEVNQSGLLMETLIDITPRDPVPAPSVGPLHAECAKEGLIVCDRQKMKGYQGVSLDALVGIFTRIGREVEEIGVANAYTLAQRVSSVIEEARPLLAKIEAMAEDIQPLLAEVRNSGLLKEVEGLTKSLTEASVDLRRVHSSILTPDNTELIRKSIYTLIFTLKNVESISSDILGFTGDEATRRDLKLLIKSLSRLL, encoded by the exons ATGGTTGGGAATTCATTGGTCCAGGTTTCTACATGCCCTACTCTTGTATCTTCGTCTCTAATTACCAGCACTCGTAATTCCACAAACTTTTTGCCACATTTGCCCCCGAAATCACAAAAGAAGCTGTCCACGATAAGAGCCGCGTCGTCTGCTGAAACTGGGCAGAGCAAACCGCCCTTGTCCGAAGCTGACAAGAAAAAGAACCCTTTTGCGATTATTTTGGACGTTCCTCGTACCATCTGGAGACAGACGTTTCGTCCGCTGAGCGATTTTGGGTTCGGAAAGAGAAGCATTTGGGAAGGTGGGGTTGGACTGTTTCTCGTGTCGGGGACTGTCCTCCTCGCGCTTAGTTTGGCTTGGTTGAGGGGGTTTCAAGTGCGGTCTAAATTCAGGAAGTATTTGGCTGTTTTTGAGTTTGCTCAGGCTTGTGGGATTTCGACAGGAACTCCGGTTAGGATTAGAGGGGTCACTGTCGGCAATGTCATTCGCGTTAACCCTTCTTTGAAAAACATTGAAGCCGTCGTTGAG GTCGAAGATGATAAAATAATCATACCGCGAAATTCATTGGTTGAGGTGAACCAGTCTGGCCTTCTCATGGAGACTCTGATTGATATTACCCCTCGAGATCCTGTCCCGGCACCTTCAGTGGGGCCGCTGCACGCCGAATGTGCTAAAGAAGGTTTAATTGTATGTGACAGACAGAAGATGAAGGGATATCAAGGGGTAAGTTTGGATGCATTGGTTGGGATATTTACCCGAATTGGACGTGAGGTAGAAGAGATTGGTGTTGCCAATGCCTATACGTTGGCTCAACGAGTTTCATCTGTTATTGAAGAGGCACGGCCACTGCTTGCAAAG ATTGAAGCCATGGCCGAAGATATTCAACCTTTGCTGGCAGAGGTTCGTAACAGTGGTTTGCTGAAGGAAGTTGAGGGTTTAACCAAAAGCCTGACAGAAGCCTCTGTGGACTTGAG acGGGTGCATTCATCCATTTTGACCCCAGATAACACGGAACTGATCCGGAAGTCCATATATACCCTTATTTTCACTTTGAAGAACGTTGAG AGCATAAGCTCTGATATTTTGGGATTCACGGGTGATGAAGCTACAAGACGGGATTTAAAATTGCTTATCAAGTCCCTCAGCAGGCTATTGTGA